GCTGGAGACCACGTCCGCGCTCTTGGAGAACTCGTCCAGGAGCGACGCGATCTCGTAGGGGCGCTCCTGCATCAACTGGTGGCCGGCGCCGTCGAGAACCTCGAAGCGCGCGTAGGGAAGGAAGTTTGCAATCCGTCTCGCCGCCCACACCGGGGTCAGGAGATCCATCGAACCCACGAGCACCATTGACGGGGTCTTGGTTGCCTGAAGGGCGACCCGCGCGTCGTGGTCGAGCAGGTCGATCCCCGATGGCAGCGAAGTCGACTGGGGGACCTCCTCGGCGTAGCGCCTGACCTGGTCCACGGCTTTAGCCGAGGGGTTCCGGCCGAACGCGACCCTAGCCAGCACCCACGACAGGTCGTCTTCGCCGAACGGCCGCTGAGGTACCGGCTTCCCGTGATCGAACCGGGTGTTGATCCGCCGCCCCAGGGCTTTCGCGATCGGCAACGCCGGCTTGGGCAGGACCTGGTAGGCGGCGGTGTCCATGAACACCAGACCGGCGACGCGTTCGGTCAGGAGCTCGGGGAAGTCGCCGGCGAGCTCCATCACGATCATCCCGCCCATCGAGTGACCTACGAGGATGACGTCATGCAGATCGAAATGATCGAGCACCGACTTGACGTCGCGCGCCGCGATCCTCCGCCCGAAGCCGTCGCTGCCCGCAACCGATTGGCCGTGGCCCCGAACGTCCATCGCCATGACGCGATAGCGGTCGGCGAGAAGGTGGAACTGCGGTGCCCAGATCCCGGCTTGCAGCGTTATGCCGTGGACGAGCAGCAACGGCCGGCCGATTCCCCGCTCGACCACGTGCAGAGAACCCCCGTCGTCGCTCGGTATCTGATGGTGGGTTACATCGGGCGGCAGGTCGTAGAGCGGATCGAGGTCGGGGTCGGAGCGTGATTTGATCGAGTTCGCCGACTGCTTGACCAGCAGCCGCCCTCCCGCCGCCGCTGCTCCGATCGCTGCGATTGCGGCTGCGCCGACGGCGAGGCGTCCACGGTTCCCGGGCATATCAACCCGATGGTAGGCCCGAAAGGCCCGCGCTATCGAGCCTCGCGAGAGAGCCTTTCGAGCCCCCCGGTGACCAGGCCTAAGTAGGTCTCCTCGAGGGCGGCGGCATTTTCTGCCGTGCGTCGGGTCCGCCATTGCAGCATGATCGAGTCGATCGCACCGAGCAGCATGGCGATCGCCCGCTGCGCGTCTCGTATGGGAAGCGAATACTCCTTGGCAGCCCGGGTAGCGAAGGCTTTCACGGTTGCGCGGTCGCGACCTCGCTGCTCCGCCCGAAGCTCGCGATTCCACGCGCCCGCCGCTCGGAGTGCAGCGAACAGCGCGCCCCTTTCGACCGACACGCGCATCGAAGCGCGGATCAGCGCACGGAACATCCCCTCCAGCGAGTCCGCGCTGCGGACCTCGGCCGCCATCTCCTCGTGGAGCAGCCCGGCTTCACGCCGGTAAACCGCGGTGAGGAGTTCGCTCCGGTTTGCGAAGTGCTTGTACACCAGCGCCCTGCTGACCCGAGCCTCATCGGCGACGGAGTCCATAGTGACCGCTTCGACGCCTCGCACGGCAGCGATCTCGGCGGCGCTGTCGAGCAGCGACTCCCGGCGCTCGATCCCGTTGAGCCGCGCTGCATCCCCGGCTCCGGCGGCTCTCACGCGAACGGGTGTTGTGCCGGACGAGGACATGGTGGCATTCTGTCACCACCGAGCCGGTGACGAAATGTCACCACGCTCCAGGCACAACCTAGAACGGGGAAAACAACGATGAGCTACGCCACTGGGCGCACTGTCATGGATGCGGACAGCCACCTGATGGAGTTGCCGGACATCCTTGACAGGTATTTGCCCAAGGAGAAGGTCGAGCAACTGGCGAAGGGGATGTTCGAATCCCGCCGCGAGATCCTCGACCGCGCCGTAGCAGCCGCCGAGGAGCGGCGCGCAGACCAGGAGGTTGCGTCGCAAGCGGAGGACCGGCTTCTCCGCGACAAGGGCTGGATGGCGATGGGTGGCTGGGACCCGGAGGAGCGGAGCCGGGTTCTCGACTTGCTCGGTTTCGACGCTCAGTTGGTGTTCCCGACGTTCGCCCCGCTTCTCTACAGACTGAGCAACGGGGTCGGAACCTACGCCGGGGCCGACGCTTTGAACCGGGCGATCGCCGATTTCTGCGCCAAGGATCGGCGGCTTCTGGCGGTCGCCAGCGTTTCGCTCAAGGACCCGTCCCGCGCGGTTGCCGCCGCCACCAAGGCGATCGATTCGGGATGCGCAGCGATCATGGTCCCGTCCACTGCGCCGGGGGAGCGGGCTCCGACCCATCCCGACCTCGACCCCTTCTGGGAGGTGCTCGCAGAGTCGGACACGCCGTTCGTGTTGCACGTCGGCGGCGGAGGCAGCCTGCTCGACAGGGCGTTCCACAACAACGACATGCCGGTTCCCGACCACCTCGGTGGCGGCGAGAACATACGGTCGAAGGACTACCTGGCGATCCACCATTCGCCGGCGGTGTTCCTCGGCGTGCTGGTGCTCGACGGTCTGTTCGACCGGTTCCCCAAGCTGCGCGGCGGGTGCATCGAGCAGGGCGCGGCCTGGGTCCCGTCGTGGATCCGGCATCTCGACTGCGCCCAGCGCTCCTTCTCACGCACCGAGCCGCCGCTCACCCGCCTGTCGAGGAAGCCTTCGGAGTACGTGCGGGGCCACCTGAAGTTCACTCCGTTCCCGGGGGAACCGGTCGGGTGGATGATCGAGCAGGCGGGCCCGGAGCTGTTCATGTTCTCGTCGGACTACCCGCACCCTGAAGGAAGCACGGACCCGATAGCGAAGTTTGAGGCGACGCTCGACGGGACGGACGCTGACGCTCTTGACCGGTTCTATTCGGACAACTTCACGGAGCTGATGGGCTCGAAGCTGGAGATGGCGCGGGCTTGACGCAGCCACGGCCGGACACCGCTCCGCCACCATGGGACGGGAAGTGACGACTTGTCACCAGAGCAGTTAGCTGTACAAAATGACCGATATGCGTACGGGAGGAAACGCCGGCCCGGCGGGGGAAGGGAGGAAGCGGGCCGGCAACTAGCAGGCACCGAGGCGCACGGGAGATCGGCGCCATCGAGTTCAGGGGGGATTTGATTGCCGACGGGAGGAACTTCCAAACGGGAGCGTGACGAGACGTTGGCGAAGGTGAGCGATCCCTTCGCCCGCAACACCCTGCGGGCTGCTTACCACGTTCGCCGATTCCTCGTGATCTACGTGTGCGGTGGTTTGATCGCGATCGCACTGGCTCTGCTCCCAACCGTCGCCAACAACGGACGGACCGCGGTCGGCGCCGGCTCCACCGGCGGCAGCCCTTACGGCGCCAACGCAGGCCCGAACGGTCCGGCGAACGCGAGCGCCGCCTCGAGCGCCGGGACTCTCGCCAGCAGCGGA
The genomic region above belongs to Acidimicrobiales bacterium and contains:
- a CDS encoding alpha/beta hydrolase, whose protein sequence is MPGNRGRLAVGAAAIAAIGAAAAGGRLLVKQSANSIKSRSDPDLDPLYDLPPDVTHHQIPSDDGGSLHVVERGIGRPLLLVHGITLQAGIWAPQFHLLADRYRVMAMDVRGHGQSVAGSDGFGRRIAARDVKSVLDHFDLHDVILVGHSMGGMIVMELAGDFPELLTERVAGLVFMDTAAYQVLPKPALPIAKALGRRINTRFDHGKPVPQRPFGEDDLSWVLARVAFGRNPSAKAVDQVRRYAEEVPQSTSLPSGIDLLDHDARVALQATKTPSMVLVGSMDLLTPVWAARRIANFLPYARFEVLDGAGHQLMQERPYEIASLLDEFSKSADVVSS
- a CDS encoding TetR family transcriptional regulator gives rise to the protein MSSSGTTPVRVRAAGAGDAARLNGIERRESLLDSAAEIAAVRGVEAVTMDSVADEARVSRALVYKHFANRSELLTAVYRREAGLLHEEMAAEVRSADSLEGMFRALIRASMRVSVERGALFAALRAAGAWNRELRAEQRGRDRATVKAFATRAAKEYSLPIRDAQRAIAMLLGAIDSIMLQWRTRRTAENAAALEETYLGLVTGGLERLSREAR
- a CDS encoding amidohydrolase family protein, whose product is MSYATGRTVMDADSHLMELPDILDRYLPKEKVEQLAKGMFESRREILDRAVAAAEERRADQEVASQAEDRLLRDKGWMAMGGWDPEERSRVLDLLGFDAQLVFPTFAPLLYRLSNGVGTYAGADALNRAIADFCAKDRRLLAVASVSLKDPSRAVAAATKAIDSGCAAIMVPSTAPGERAPTHPDLDPFWEVLAESDTPFVLHVGGGGSLLDRAFHNNDMPVPDHLGGGENIRSKDYLAIHHSPAVFLGVLVLDGLFDRFPKLRGGCIEQGAAWVPSWIRHLDCAQRSFSRTEPPLTRLSRKPSEYVRGHLKFTPFPGEPVGWMIEQAGPELFMFSSDYPHPEGSTDPIAKFEATLDGTDADALDRFYSDNFTELMGSKLEMARA